AAAAAAGTCTGCTGCGGCACAATCTGGACTGAACTAGAACTTTGATTATCCAATACCAGGCGCACGGGTATTAACCCCGATCCGCGCACATCAAACCCCAGCAAATCCTCCGCCCTGCCCGGATCAAGATAAGCGTAGGCGGCAATGGAGACCCCATCCACTTGCACCGATTGCGGCTGTGAAGCTGGCAGCGGCACCGGCGCCACCCGGTCTTTGTAGGTACTGCAACCCGCCAGCACCATAAAAAGCCAAAACCATAAACAAACCGTTAACTTTTTCACCTTGCCTTCCCTTTCCTCATTAAAATACTTGCCATGATTATGAACTGTACCGCCCATATCTTCTACTAAGAATTGGACGGGCTTGCGGTTACTGCCCGTGGAGAAAGAATGCAACGTATCTTTGAAGCAAACGATATTCTTGAAGCCAGCATTGTCAAAGGACTGCTGGAACAATGCGGCATCAAAACCGCGTTAAATGGTTACTACCTGCAAGGCGGTATTGGCGAGTTGCCCATTTCCGGCCTGGCGTCCCTTTGGGTAGAAGATGAGGACGCAGCCGCCGCCCGCCGCATCGTCGAAGACTATCTTTCAGGTAACTCGCAAGCCGATTCCTCCTCCGGGGAATGAGAACCGGCATTTTTCACCCGCTTTCAGCTTGTTCAGGATTGAAACCTTTTTTTGTTTTCTTATTGATATTATTGAAATTGGCAATCCTCTACCCATCCTTGTCTCCAGGGCAACCCAAACCACAAATCCACCTGCAAGGCGTTGAAGGCGCGCTGAAGACCAATATCAAAGCCCAACTGTCACTTTTTGAAGAAAGTTGTGATTCTCCCCGGTGGCAAGTGAATGAGGCCTTCACCCACGCGGACAAGGAGATCCGACGCGCCCTGCGGGCACTGGGCTACTATGAACCGGCTGTCGAAAGCCACTTTGAATTCACCGAAACATGCTGGCGCGCCACCTTTAAAATTCAGCCGGGCCCCAGGGTAATCATCCGTCAAATTGATCTGCGAATTCAGGGCGAAGCTGAAAATGATCCTGTGTTCCAGGCATTTATGACAAAACTCCCTTTGCAACCTGGCGATCCCTTGAACCATGGCGCATACGAAGCATTGAAAAATCGCTTGTTGGATATGGCCAATCAAAGGGGGTATTTCGACGCCCGTTTTTCGCGCCGGGAACTACGAGTGGATTTGTCCCGTCACCAGGCCGATATCGTGCTTCATTTTGACTCAGGGCGCCGTTATCATTTTGGTCAGCTAAAGATTCAGCAAGACATCCTGGATCCTGAATTCATCAATAAATATGTAAACCTGAAACCGGATGCGCCTTATGAAGGCGATCGCCTGACACAGGTCTATCAATCCCTGGCAGGCAGCGGTTATTTCGCTGAAGTGGAGATCCAGCCCTTACATGAACAGACAAGGGAATACCGAGTCCCGATACAAATCCGGTTATTTCCCCGCAAACACCATTTTTTCAAAATCGGCGCGGGCTTTGATACCAATACGGGTCCCCGGGTCAGTCTCGGGTACGAAAACCGGTATTTGAACCACCATGGCCATCGCTTGAACCTCAGGCTTCGGTATTCCCCCGTGCGCTCGGAATTCAGCAGTCAATATCAAATTCCCTGGGATGATCCCCTGCACGAGACCCTTACTGTCCGCTCAGGTTTCCTCCACGAGGATACCGACACCCAAACCTCTGACCAAGGCAGTTTGGGCATCCAGTTCATTCATCCCCGGCAAAAATGGACCGAAACCTTTGGTGTAGACTTGCGTTATGAAAAATCCCAGACCGGCGACCAAACCCAGGAATCCCTGTTGGCCCTTCCCGCCATTGAATGGACCAGAGTCCACGCCGATGACCCCTTGCGCCCCAAACAGGGATGGAAGCTGGATATCAAGGTCAAAGGGGGCGTGCCTTTATTCGGCGATCCCGTCATCTTTCTGCAAGCCCGCACTTATGGCAAGTGGATTCGTCAGCTACCCTGGCGGGGAAGGATTATTACCCGCCTGGAAGCGGCCACCACTTGGGTGGATCGATTTCCAAACCTGCCTACCAGTCACCGCTATTTTGCCGGTGGCGACAATAGTATCCGGGGCTATGGCTATAAAAAGCTGGGACCCAAAGACAGTGAAGGCGAGGTAATTGGCGGCCGGCATTTGGCCGTGGCCAGCCTGGAATATGAACAATTGTTTTTGGAAAATTGGGGCGCGGCCATCTTTGTGGATGCGGGAAATGCCTTTAATTCCTTTCAGGAACCCATCAAAATTGGCGCTGGCGCTGGCATTCGGTGGTATTCTCCAGTAGGCCCGATTCGCCTGGATCTTGCCACCCCGGTCGACCCTCATAACCTGGGGATACGATTACATATTTCCATGGGGCCGGCGTTATGAAGCTGAAAGGCGTCATCCTCACCCTCCTGTTTCTATTGATTTTTCTGCCGCTGTTTTTAATCGCAGGGATTTTAGGATTGGCCGCCACGGAAAAAGGCAGCCGCTGGCTGATTGAAAATACCGCCCGTTGGCTGCCTGGAGAGTTGAAAACAGGCCCTATTCAGGGAACCTTGCTGAAACGTCTGGAGATCCAAAATCTGGCCTATGAATCTCATCCTCATCAACTACGTATCGCTCACCTGATCCTGGCTTGGCAGCCTTGGGATTTAACCGATAAACAATTAACATTTGAAGCTCTGACCGTCACCGGTCTTCACTATCAAGGCCCGGCCTCTACTCAGACCCAATCACCCACACCCGTCAACCTCCCGGAAATCCAGTTGCCCGCGGCCATTAAAATCAAACAACTGCATTTACAGGATGCGGTCATCCAGCAAGGGGAAGAAACCATCGCCATCCAAAGGCTGGAAGTAAAGGCAGAGGCCGCCGAACAAACCCTGACCGTTCAACAAATGAGACTGGTGATGCCGCCTCTATCCGCCACCCTGCGGGGTCAAGTGACACTGACACAAGACTATCCCCTTAGCGCAACGATTGACTGGCATTATCGATTATCCGAACCAGAGCAACCGCCAATCGCGTTTCATGGCCAGGGTAGTTTCGACGGCACTTTGAAGGGATTAACCATTCACCACCAGCTGACCGACCCCTTCATGATTACCACGGAAGGCAGCCTAAACCCGCTGGAACAACCCATCCGGGCCAATCTCAAGGGCCATTGGCAAAACCTGCGCTGGCCGCCCAATCGCCCGGATTTTCAAAGTACCCGCGGAAACTATCGTATTCACGGCAATTTGGATACCTATTCCCTTGTCCTGACAGGCCAATTCAACGGCCGTTCCCTGCCATCGGGGCGATTGCAACTGAAGGGCAAAGGTTCCCTGAAAAATTTCCAGATAGGCAACGCTTTGATCCATACCCTGGAAGGACAAATCAATCTGCAAGGAAACCTGGCCTGGCAACCTGACATTCACTGGGATCTGGCGATAAAAGGCAAACAAATCAACCCGGAAAAAGTCGCCCCAGACTGGCCCGGCCAGGTGGATTTCGTCAGCCACAGCAAAGGTAGTCTGTCTGACAAAGGAATGGCAGTGGCAATCGCTATCGATCAATTAAAGGGAAAGCTGCGGGACCAGCCTGTTGAAGCCGTGGGCCGGGTAATTTACCGCAAAGATCAATGGCAATTTCAAGCATTGAATATCAAAAGCGGCAATAACCGGCTGCACTTAAACGGGCAACTGGGAGATCAACTCAATCTGAATTTTAAACTCGACGGCAAGGATCTCTCCGGTGCCTGGCCAACCCTGCAAGGACAACTATATGCCCAAGGCCGCTTGGTGGGCCCCATCAACGAACCCCATATCCAATTGACCGCCCGTGGCAGAAAACTCCGCTGGCAGAACAACCGGCTGCGCGCCATCACCCTCAAAGTCAGTTTCTCTCCCCAAGACCCTGCTTCCCACGCCCACTTGCGCCTGCGGCATTTGAAGCTGGACGGCCAAATCATCCGGCAATTGAATGCAAAAGCCCAGGGCAACTTCCCCAACCACACATTGACTCTGGATGCCAACGTGCCCCAAGGGCGCATTCACACGCACCTCCAGGGCGATTACCTGGATCGCCGCTGGCGAGGGCAGATCGACTCATTGAGCTTCCGGGCCAGCAACGGGAAACGCATGGCGTTCCCCGAACACGGCAAATTTAATGCGGCCGTTTCGCTGGATTTCAATACCGCGCCTGCACAATTGGCGGGTAAAGTCGAGATCAACATTCCAGACATTTCCCGCCTGGCACCGTGGATACCGCAACTGGATCAACCGAAAGGCCGGTTCTCCATGGAAACCCGGCTCTCGGGCACTTTGGAAAACCCTTTGATGACAGGCGAACTCCATGTCGCCAATGGCGCTGCTCGGATCAGAGCCGCTGGGATCCATTTACAAAAATTGAATTTGAGCGCCATTAACCGCGACGGCCGCCGGTTTATCATTGCCGGCCGTTGTCAATCCGGTGATGGCTGGGTAAAAATCCGCGGTTGGCTGGAACCTCTTTCCGACTCTCCGGCCATGTCTTTGTCCCTGAAAGGTAAGGCGTTTGAAGTCGCCCGCTTGCCCCAAGCCAAAGTTCTGGCCTCTCCCGACCTGACTTTTCTCTTCAAAAAGCATCACGGGCGCCTGCAAGGCAAAGTCACCCTTCCCAAAGCAAAATTGAAGATCAAGGAGCTGCCTCCGGAGGCAGTGGCAGTCTCCGAAGACGAAATCATTATCGGCAAAGAAAAACCCAAACGTTCCATTCCCTTCACCCTCACAAGCCAAGTCCGGCTCGAACTGGGTAACGAAGTTCGTTTCAAAGGCTATGGCATGAAAACCAAACTTACCGGAAATCTCAACATTCGCAGCCGTGACGCCCAGACTACCGCCCATGGGGTGATTCATTTAAAGGAAGGAAAATACAAGGCATTTGGCCAGGAAATCGACATTGCCACTGGCAAGTTGATATTCAACGGCCCCGTGGACAACCCCTACCTGGATTTGAGCGCAGTGCGGAAAATCGACAGCGAAGGTGTAACGGTTACTCTCCGCGTCAGCGGACCTTTGACAAAGCCGGTATTGACGGTGACCAGTCAACCACCTTTACCAAAAACCGAAGCCCTGGCCTATCTCCTGACAGGACGTTCATTTGAAAAATCCGACAGTGATGAAAAAACCATGATTGCCAACGCCGCATTATCCTTGGGCACCAGTCTGGCGCGTCCCTGGCTGAAACGGCTGGGGCTGGATGAAATCAAGGTCAAAACCGGCGCTACCCGCGAACAAACGGCCCTGACTCTGGGAAAATACCTGACACCCGATCTTTACGTGGGGTATGCTTTTCATTTGTTCAATGGCCAGGGGGCTGCTCTGCTGCGCTACCGGGTGAGCAAACACATTGCCCTGGAAGCCCAATCCGGCGCCAGTCAAAGCCTGGATGTGTTTTATACCCTTGAAACTGACTAATGTGGCCATATTTATTCGGGAGAACTTATAAAAAACAAATTGATTCGCACTAAAAGCATTACCGTGCGCTTTATTGGCGACAAAACCGTATTATTTTCCAGCGAGGGCATATAAACATCCATGGATTTTAAAGATTATTATCAAATTCTCGGAGTTTCCAAAACCGCCACCCAGGATGAGATCAAGCGCGCCTACCGCAAGCTGGCGCGCAAATATCATCCGGATGTCAGCAAGGAGCCCGACGCCGAGGCCAAATTCAAGGAAGTAGCGGAAGCTTACGAAGTCCTCAAAGACCCGGAAAAACGCAAAGCCTACGACCAGTTCGGCAGTCAGTGGCAACAGGGGCAAAGTTATCAGCCGCCGCCGGATTGGGAAAAAGAATTTGGTTTCGGCGGCGGTGGTTATACTGAAACCGGCACTGGCGGCTTCAGCGAATTTTTTGAAGCGCTCTTCGGCCAGGGAAGATTCCGCACGGGGAGCGGCCGGGGTGGATTCCGCATGAGGGGAGAAGATTTGCACGCTAAAGTTTACATCGATCTTGAAGACGCCTTCCGCGGCACCACCCAAACCATTTCCCTGAGTATTCCGGAGGTGGATCCGGCTACGGGACGGTTGGTGGAGAAAGCCAAGCGCTTGCAAGTCAAAATCCCCAAAGGGATTCAGGAAGGGCAAAAGATTCGCTTGGCCGGCCAGGGCGCCCCAGGGATGGGCGGCGGTCCCAATGGGGATTTGTATCTGGAAGTCCATTTCAAGCCCCACCGCTGGTTCAAGGTAGAGGGCAAGGATCTCATTCTCGATTTGCCCATCACCCCTTGGGAAGCGGCGTTGGGCGCCAAAGTGGCGGTTCCGACGCTGGAAGGCAAAGTGGAACTGAAAATCCCCCCCGGTTCCCAAACCGGTAAAAAACTCCGCCTCAAAGGCAAAGGGCTTCCAGGGAAACCGCCCGGCGATCAATATGTGGTGTTGAAAATCGTCACCCCGCCGGCCGATACGCCGGAGGCGAAAAAACTGTATGAAGAGATGGCCAAAGTGATGCCCATGAATCCACGGGCAGCGATGGGAGGTTAGGGTATGAATCAAGAACGCATTGTCTCAGGCGTGGTGCTGGATGAGCATTTCCGCCTCACCCTGGTGGAAGTCTGCCATTTATGCGATGTCAGCGCCGAGACAGTCATCGAATTGGTCAATGAAGGGGTCGTGGAAATCCAGGGCAACCAGCCTCAAGATTGGCTGTTTGACGCCATTGCTTTCCAACGGCTCAAGGCAGCCCTGCGGCTGGAACGGGATCTGGGCATCAATCCCGCAGGCGCGGCCTTGGCTTTGGACCTGTTGGAGGAACTACAGGCTCTGCGGCGGAGATAAGATGGGTATGCTAATAGGATAACCCATAAGAAAAAACCCCCGCCTAGGCGGGGGCAAAAAGGAGGTCTGATAAGAATTGAAAACGAAAACCAGGTCAGGTTCGGAACTGCCCTACGACAGCTTCCAGTTTTTCTGATTCCGATTGTAAGCCTTCAATCGCCTCGCGGGTTCCCTGGATTTGTTCGAAGGTGTGGTCTATGGATTCATTTACTCGCACCACATTGTGGTTCACCTCTTCACTGACCATGCTTTGTTCTTCCACCGCGCTGGCGATTTGGGTATTCATTTCCCTGATGGTTTCCACCATGGCGGTAATGTTTTCCAGCGCCTCGTTGGCGGCGTTCGCCTCTGTGGCACTGACTTGGGCGTGCTCCTTGCTGCGGTTGATCACTTCCACCGCTTGACTGGCGCGGTTTCTCAAGCGTTCGATGGTTTGCTGGATTTCAGCGGTGGATTCCTGGGTCCGGCTGGCCAGGGTACGCACTTCTTCCGCCACCACCGCGAACCCACGCCCTTGTTCCCCGGCGCGGGCCGCCTCGATGGCGGCATTGAGCGCCAACAGATTGGTTTGATCGGCAATATCGCCAATGATTTTCAGCACCTCGCCAATGCTGTCACTATCGTTTTCCAGTTCTTTGAGCACACCCGCCGCCTTTTCCACTTCCACTGACAGGCCATTGATC
This is a stretch of genomic DNA from Methylothermaceae bacteria B42. It encodes these proteins:
- a CDS encoding cytochrome C biogenesis protein; translated protein: MDFKDYYQILGVSKTATQDEIKRAYRKLARKYHPDVSKEPDAEAKFKEVAEAYEVLKDPEKRKAYDQFGSQWQQGQSYQPPPDWEKEFGFGGGGYTETGTGGFSEFFEALFGQGRFRTGSGRGGFRMRGEDLHAKVYIDLEDAFRGTTQTISLSIPEVDPATGRLVEKAKRLQVKIPKGIQEGQKIRLAGQGAPGMGGGPNGDLYLEVHFKPHRWFKVEGKDLILDLPITPWEAALGAKVAVPTLEGKVELKIPPGSQTGKKLRLKGKGLPGKPPGDQYVVLKIVTPPADTPEAKKLYEEMAKVMPMNPRAAMGG
- a CDS encoding MerR family transcriptional regulator — protein: MNQERIVSGVVLDEHFRLTLVEVCHLCDVSAETVIELVNEGVVEIQGNQPQDWLFDAIAFQRLKAALRLERDLGINPAGAALALDLLEELQALRRR